A single region of the Pseudorhodoplanes sp. genome encodes:
- a CDS encoding TAXI family TRAP transporter solute-binding subunit codes for MAVYGQGGTHMTLLKALATAAVFTISIAGAAQAQTQTYQLTLAGASPGGLWSSIGIGMDKVMKVGFPGSTVTYQTSGGGIANVQLLDQKKVPLGIVHNMELRMAQNGEAPFKSKVEDLRVIAYLYNWAPVQLIVAKDFAEKHNLKTFEDIATRKPPLRVATNRRGNVVNEVVNRMLKAIGVTAEDIESWGGRVIPAASQEQGELIRNRRIDAIFNSLFVGQRSILEVADAIDVVMLPVSEATIKKVADQSGVDGYVIPAKSYAFQPNAVPAVSLGAMLVANKSMSDQDAYNIAKALVENVKDMQGVHPAMKALTPKFMTEQKAGQYHPGAIKLFKEKGLL; via the coding sequence ATGGCGGTATACGGACAGGGAGGAACGCATATGACCTTACTAAAGGCATTGGCTACGGCCGCAGTCTTCACGATCTCAATCGCGGGGGCTGCGCAAGCACAAACGCAAACATATCAACTCACTCTTGCCGGTGCGAGCCCAGGTGGCTTGTGGTCATCGATCGGTATCGGGATGGACAAGGTCATGAAGGTGGGATTTCCGGGATCGACGGTGACCTACCAAACATCAGGCGGGGGCATCGCGAATGTGCAGCTTCTGGACCAGAAGAAAGTGCCGCTTGGCATCGTGCACAATATGGAACTGCGCATGGCGCAAAATGGCGAGGCGCCCTTCAAATCCAAGGTCGAGGACCTTCGGGTGATCGCCTATCTCTATAACTGGGCGCCGGTACAGCTTATCGTCGCGAAGGATTTTGCGGAAAAGCATAACCTCAAAACATTTGAGGATATCGCCACCAGGAAGCCGCCGCTGAGGGTCGCAACCAACCGGCGCGGCAACGTCGTGAACGAGGTGGTGAACCGCATGTTAAAGGCGATCGGCGTCACGGCAGAGGATATCGAAAGCTGGGGTGGCCGCGTCATCCCTGCCGCCTCGCAGGAGCAAGGCGAGTTGATCCGCAATCGCCGGATCGATGCGATCTTCAACTCGTTGTTTGTGGGGCAACGCTCGATTCTGGAAGTCGCGGACGCGATCGATGTCGTCATGCTGCCGGTGAGTGAGGCGACGATCAAGAAGGTCGCCGATCAGTCCGGCGTGGACGGCTATGTGATTCCGGCCAAATCTTATGCGTTCCAGCCCAATGCCGTGCCGGCCGTGTCGCTCGGCGCCATGCTTGTTGCGAACAAATCCATGAGCGACCAGGACGCTTACAATATCGCGAAGGCGCTGGTTGAGAACGTGAAAGACATGCAGGGCGTGCATCCAGCCATGAAAGCTCTGACGCCGAAATTCATGACGGAACAGAAGGCGGGCCAGTATCACCCCGGCGCCATCAAGCTCTTCAAGGAAAAGGGCCTGCTGTAG